One window of the Hyperolius riggenbachi isolate aHypRig1 chromosome 5, aHypRig1.pri, whole genome shotgun sequence genome contains the following:
- the ANXA13 gene encoding annexin A13 isoform X2, whose amino-acid sequence MGNFHPTIRSHHDFDAERDCKKIHKACKGLGTDEKAIIEVLANRSSEQRQELKTKFKSMYGKDLESVMKSELSGNFEKTVLALLDRPCEFDARELRKAMKGAGTKESVLIQILCTRNNQQIRNIKASYRKIFDRDLEDDVKSDTSGYFKKILISLLQANRDEGLDINEQVAGEDAKRLYEAGQARWGTDESEFNVILATRNYMQLRATFKAYEILHGKNIEDVIKSETSGNLQKAYMTIVQCTKDCQGYFAKKLYKAMKGAGTDEATLIRILVTRSEIDLETIKQKYQEMYKKSLADAIKSDTSGDFCRLLIALLH is encoded by the exons cCCACCATCCGGTCCCATCACGACTTTGATGCAGAACGAGATTGCAAAAAAATTCACAAGGCCTGCAAAGGATTGG GAACAGATGAAAAAGCCATTATTGAAGTTTTGGCCAACAGATCGTCTGAGCAGCGACAAGAGCTGAAAACAAAATTCAAGTCCATGTATGGAAAG GATTTGGAAAGCGTGATGAAGAGCGAACTGAGTGGGAACTTTGAGAAGACGGTGTTAGCTCTGTTAGATCGGCCTTGTGAATTCGATGCCAGAGAGCTGAGGAAAGCCATGAAGGGAGCCGGAACCAAGGAGTCTGTGCTTATCCAAATCCTGTGTACAAGGAACAACCAG CAAATACGCAACATTAAAGCATCTTACAGAAAAA TATTTGACAGAGACCTAGAGGATGATGTAAAAAGTGATACCAGCGGGTACTTCAAGAAGATTCTGATTTCACTGTTGCAG GCCAATCGGGATGAAGGGCTGGACATTAATGAACAAGTTGCTGGTGAGGATGCTAAGAGGCTGTATGAG GCTGGACAAGCCCGATGGGGTACCGACGAATCCGAGTTCAATGTCATTCTGGCCACAAGGAACTACATGCAGCTCAGAGCCACCTTCAAAGCCTATGAGATT CTGCACGgcaaaaacattgaagatgtgatTAAGAGCGAGACATCCGGAAATCTGCAGAAGGCTTACATGACAATAG TGCAATGCACTAAGGATTGCCAAGGCTACTTTGCTAAGAAGCTATACAAAGCCATGAAAGGGGCTGGAACAGATGAGGCTACACTGATCCGAATCCTGGTCACCAGGTCAGAG ATTGATCTTGAAACCATCAAACAGAAATACCAGGAGATGTACAAGAAGAGTTTAGCGGACGCCATCAAATCAGACAcgtctggagatttctgcaggctTCTGATTGCCCtgctgcattaa
- the ANXA13 gene encoding annexin A13 isoform X1: MTEGEEPTIRSHHDFDAERDCKKIHKACKGLGTDEKAIIEVLANRSSEQRQELKTKFKSMYGKDLESVMKSELSGNFEKTVLALLDRPCEFDARELRKAMKGAGTKESVLIQILCTRNNQQIRNIKASYRKIFDRDLEDDVKSDTSGYFKKILISLLQANRDEGLDINEQVAGEDAKRLYEAGQARWGTDESEFNVILATRNYMQLRATFKAYEILHGKNIEDVIKSETSGNLQKAYMTIVQCTKDCQGYFAKKLYKAMKGAGTDEATLIRILVTRSEIDLETIKQKYQEMYKKSLADAIKSDTSGDFCRLLIALLH; the protein is encoded by the exons cCCACCATCCGGTCCCATCACGACTTTGATGCAGAACGAGATTGCAAAAAAATTCACAAGGCCTGCAAAGGATTGG GAACAGATGAAAAAGCCATTATTGAAGTTTTGGCCAACAGATCGTCTGAGCAGCGACAAGAGCTGAAAACAAAATTCAAGTCCATGTATGGAAAG GATTTGGAAAGCGTGATGAAGAGCGAACTGAGTGGGAACTTTGAGAAGACGGTGTTAGCTCTGTTAGATCGGCCTTGTGAATTCGATGCCAGAGAGCTGAGGAAAGCCATGAAGGGAGCCGGAACCAAGGAGTCTGTGCTTATCCAAATCCTGTGTACAAGGAACAACCAG CAAATACGCAACATTAAAGCATCTTACAGAAAAA TATTTGACAGAGACCTAGAGGATGATGTAAAAAGTGATACCAGCGGGTACTTCAAGAAGATTCTGATTTCACTGTTGCAG GCCAATCGGGATGAAGGGCTGGACATTAATGAACAAGTTGCTGGTGAGGATGCTAAGAGGCTGTATGAG GCTGGACAAGCCCGATGGGGTACCGACGAATCCGAGTTCAATGTCATTCTGGCCACAAGGAACTACATGCAGCTCAGAGCCACCTTCAAAGCCTATGAGATT CTGCACGgcaaaaacattgaagatgtgatTAAGAGCGAGACATCCGGAAATCTGCAGAAGGCTTACATGACAATAG TGCAATGCACTAAGGATTGCCAAGGCTACTTTGCTAAGAAGCTATACAAAGCCATGAAAGGGGCTGGAACAGATGAGGCTACACTGATCCGAATCCTGGTCACCAGGTCAGAG ATTGATCTTGAAACCATCAAACAGAAATACCAGGAGATGTACAAGAAGAGTTTAGCGGACGCCATCAAATCAGACAcgtctggagatttctgcaggctTCTGATTGCCCtgctgcattaa